A region from the Candidatus Zixiibacteriota bacterium genome encodes:
- a CDS encoding mechanosensitive ion channel yields the protein MDRVNDRLLEWGAIYGTKIIGALVILIVGYLLTKFLTAAVRRITTRAQVDAALVKFLATVTKVMLLVFVILAAMNSLGVQTTSFIALIGAAGLAVGLALQGSLANFAAGVMLILFRPFKGGDYVETAGVAGTVEEIHIFHTVLRTPDNKKVTVPNSAVTGGNIINYSAHDTRRIDMVFTVGYRDDLRLAKRTLEEILAADPRVLKDPPPTVAVGQLAESAVNIVVRPWVRTEHYWPVLFDVHERVKERFDEQGVTIPYPQRDIHVHQTRVS from the coding sequence ATGGATAGAGTGAATGACCGGTTGCTTGAGTGGGGCGCGATTTACGGCACGAAAATCATCGGCGCCCTCGTCATCCTGATCGTCGGCTACCTGCTCACGAAATTCCTCACCGCGGCGGTCCGCCGCATCACGACCCGCGCCCAGGTGGATGCCGCGCTGGTCAAGTTCCTCGCGACCGTCACCAAGGTGATGCTCCTCGTCTTCGTCATCCTCGCGGCGATGAACAGCCTCGGGGTGCAGACGACCTCGTTCATCGCCCTGATCGGCGCGGCCGGTCTGGCCGTCGGCCTCGCGCTGCAGGGCTCGCTGGCGAACTTCGCCGCCGGCGTCATGCTCATCCTCTTCCGCCCCTTCAAGGGCGGCGACTACGTCGAGACGGCCGGCGTCGCCGGTACGGTCGAGGAGATCCACATCTTCCACACCGTTCTCCGGACGCCCGACAACAAGAAAGTGACGGTGCCCAACAGCGCCGTCACCGGCGGCAACATCATCAACTACTCCGCCCACGACACGCGGCGGATCGACATGGTGTTCACAGTCGGCTACCGCGACGACCTCCGGCTTGCCAAGCGGACACTCGAGGAGATCCTCGCGGCCGACCCGCGCGTCCTGAAAGACCCGCCCCCGACCGTGGCCGTCGGCCAGCTGGCCGAGAGCGCGGTGAATATTGTCGTCCGCCCCTGGGTGCGCACCGAACACTACTGGCCGGTGCTGTTCGATGTCCACGAGCGGGTCAAGGAGCGGTTCGACGAGCAGGGGGTCACGATCCCGTACCCGCAGCGCGATATTCACGTCCATCAAACCCGTGTTAGCTGA
- a CDS encoding sorbosone dehydrogenase family protein, with the protein MRPLTAHRTTASLVTLLAPLILASCSEAGPAARATAPDGDLGKISLPPGFSISYYADRMPGARSMRLGDNGTLFVGTRGDKVYALRDVDGDYRADSLYVIATGLDMPNGVAFRDGSLYVAEVSRVIRLDGIESRLSDPPTPAVVTDTFPSDRAHGWKFIGFGPDGRLYVPVGFPCNVCEPDEDICGTIVRMDPDGGRAETFARGVRNTVGFDWEPTSGVLWFTDNGRDRMGDDIPPDELNRAPSAGMHFGFPYCHAGDIPDPQFGQGADCDTFAAPVRKLGPHAAALGMRFYTGAMFPEKYRGQIFIAEHGSWNRSTPLGYRVMLVTHDGEGHATSYEVFAEGWLEDNGARWGRPVDVLVMPDGSLLVSDDEAGAVYRITYGR; encoded by the coding sequence ATGAGACCGCTCACCGCGCACCGCACGACCGCCTCGCTCGTCACTCTGCTCGCCCCCCTTATTCTCGCCTCCTGCTCGGAGGCCGGCCCGGCCGCCCGCGCTACTGCGCCGGACGGCGACCTGGGGAAAATCAGTCTGCCCCCCGGATTTTCGATCAGCTACTACGCCGACCGGATGCCGGGGGCGCGGTCGATGCGGCTCGGGGACAATGGCACGCTCTTTGTCGGGACGCGCGGGGACAAGGTGTACGCGCTGCGCGACGTCGACGGCGACTACCGGGCGGACTCGCTGTATGTGATCGCGACCGGGCTCGACATGCCCAACGGCGTGGCGTTCCGGGACGGCAGTCTGTATGTCGCCGAGGTGAGCCGGGTCATTCGCCTGGATGGGATCGAATCGCGCCTGAGCGATCCGCCGACGCCGGCAGTGGTCACCGATACATTTCCGAGCGACCGGGCGCACGGGTGGAAGTTTATCGGTTTCGGCCCCGATGGCCGGTTGTACGTGCCGGTCGGGTTTCCGTGCAACGTGTGCGAGCCCGATGAGGACATCTGCGGGACGATTGTACGGATGGATCCCGATGGGGGGCGGGCTGAAACCTTCGCGCGCGGCGTGCGCAACACGGTCGGGTTCGACTGGGAGCCGACCAGCGGCGTGCTCTGGTTTACCGACAATGGGCGGGACCGGATGGGCGACGACATCCCGCCGGACGAATTGAACCGGGCGCCCTCGGCCGGGATGCATTTCGGGTTCCCCTACTGCCATGCCGGGGACATCCCGGACCCGCAGTTCGGCCAGGGGGCGGACTGCGACACCTTCGCCGCGCCGGTGCGGAAACTCGGACCCCACGCGGCAGCCCTTGGCATGCGGTTCTACACCGGGGCGATGTTTCCGGAGAAGTATCGCGGCCAGATATTCATCGCCGAGCACGGCTCCTGGAACCGGAGCACACCGCTCGGGTACCGGGTGATGCTGGTGACGCACGACGGCGAGGGGCACGCGACCTCGTACGAAGTGTTCGCGGAAGGGTGGCTGGAGGACAACGGGGCGCGGTGGGGGCGGCCAGTGGATGTGCTGGTGATGCCGGACGGATCGCTTTTGGTTTCGGACGACGAGGCCGGGGCGGTGTACAGGATCACGTATGGGAGGTGA
- a CDS encoding NCS2 family permease: MRRYFQFEEHGATFRRELIGGATTFMTMSYIIIVNPKILEVAGIPFGPSMVATILTAFFGTLLMGVYARRPFAIAPYMGENAFIAFTVVQVLGYSWQSALGAIFIGGLLFTLITIFGVRSWLANAIPQNLKIGFAVGIGLFLTFIGLNETGIVGLGVEGAPVHVGDFGTTSILLAIVGFVLIAVMMLRRVKAALLMGILLTTVLAFLFGEIRWPADWVSLPPSLGPIFLKLDIGAALTWGFFSVILTVLVMDFVDTMGTLLGLSLKAGLLDDRGNLPEMEKPMLCDALATVFAALVGTSTAGAFIESATGIQSGARTGLASVFTALLFLLALFLAPFLTVVPPAAYGPALIIVGLLMLSPITKLDFDDLSEAVPAFVVIALMSFTYNLGIGITAGFVTYPVMKVFSGRVREVHPGMWVLAVMSALFFVFYPY; encoded by the coding sequence ATCCGACGCTATTTCCAGTTCGAAGAACACGGGGCCACCTTCCGCCGCGAGCTGATCGGCGGGGCGACCACGTTCATGACCATGTCGTACATCATCATTGTGAACCCGAAGATCCTCGAGGTGGCGGGGATTCCATTCGGCCCCTCCATGGTGGCGACCATCCTCACCGCCTTTTTCGGCACCCTTCTCATGGGCGTGTATGCGCGCCGTCCCTTTGCCATCGCCCCCTACATGGGGGAGAACGCATTCATTGCCTTCACCGTCGTGCAGGTGCTCGGCTACTCGTGGCAGTCGGCGCTTGGGGCGATTTTTATCGGCGGCCTCCTTTTCACTCTCATCACGATTTTCGGCGTACGGAGCTGGCTCGCCAACGCCATTCCGCAGAACCTGAAAATCGGTTTCGCGGTCGGCATCGGGCTCTTTCTCACTTTCATCGGACTGAACGAAACCGGCATTGTCGGCCTGGGCGTCGAGGGCGCCCCGGTCCATGTCGGCGATTTCGGGACGACCTCGATTCTCCTGGCCATCGTCGGCTTCGTGCTCATCGCAGTCATGATGCTGCGCCGCGTCAAAGCGGCGCTGCTGATGGGCATTCTCCTCACCACCGTTCTGGCCTTCCTCTTCGGGGAGATTCGCTGGCCCGCCGACTGGGTCAGTCTGCCGCCGAGCCTCGGCCCGATCTTCTTGAAACTCGATATCGGGGCGGCCCTCACCTGGGGCTTCTTCTCGGTCATTCTCACCGTACTGGTGATGGACTTTGTCGATACGATGGGCACCCTGCTCGGACTGTCGCTGAAAGCCGGCTTGCTCGATGACCGGGGGAACCTTCCGGAGATGGAGAAGCCGATGCTGTGCGATGCGCTGGCGACTGTGTTCGCGGCGCTGGTGGGGACGAGCACGGCCGGCGCGTTCATCGAGTCGGCCACCGGGATCCAGAGCGGCGCGCGCACGGGCCTGGCCTCGGTGTTCACTGCGCTTCTGTTCCTGCTGGCGCTCTTCTTGGCGCCCTTTCTCACCGTCGTGCCGCCCGCCGCCTACGGCCCCGCGCTCATCATCGTCGGCCTCCTCATGCTCTCGCCGATCACGAAACTTGATTTCGATGATCTCTCCGAGGCGGTCCCGGCCTTCGTCGTGATCGCGCTCATGAGTTTCACCTACAACCTCGGGATCGGGATCACGGCCGGGTTCGTGACTTACCCGGTGATGAAAGTGTTCTCCGGCCGCGTGCGCGAGGTGCATCCGGGGATGTGGGTGCTCGCCGTGATGTCGGCGCTGTTCTTTGTCTTCTACCCGTACTGA
- a CDS encoding T9SS type A sorting domain-containing protein has product MRYPLMLLYLLGLGGSVCSQGLDSVWSRVYDFRQTPDDWYVLNDGVHTSDNSFVLIGCVQPVGPEGQLFIVKIGKDGDTAWSKTVGDELTHDVGVGIIEMSSSDLMAMSIVQFEGNWGRIRLHKMTPGGDVIWERTYLAETEYAYGYGIAETADSGTVVTGVSESDMFVLKTDSNGDSLWIRYFGGDFYDAGVAVAPTSDGGAIAVGYLSTADQKYDSLVVVRVDPLGDEVWGKVFPFSDGEVFDASADIYRDEGGEYILTATPDFGPVFSYKVDENGTVLWSSDLDQDGYLTVLDICEGRNESTYITGSRGPAPHTLVGKIDSDGDSLFLSSLVLSENSTGEFIHQDDSGYIYVGGRLLQSHTFYIAKLKEDTESDIAEDRAITAPIYALSQNYPNPFNPSTRIEFSLPASTHVNMDIFNILGQRVRTLVDEDRPAGVYAVVWDGIDQDGGQVASGLYFCRLIAGDFVQSKKMLLTR; this is encoded by the coding sequence ATGAGATATCCTCTTATGTTGTTGTATCTTCTTGGGCTTGGCGGAAGCGTGTGCTCCCAGGGACTAGATAGTGTCTGGTCCAGGGTCTACGATTTCAGACAAACCCCCGATGACTGGTATGTGCTAAATGATGGTGTCCATACGTCCGACAACAGCTTCGTCCTAATCGGATGTGTTCAGCCCGTCGGACCTGAAGGGCAATTGTTCATTGTGAAGATCGGCAAGGATGGAGATACAGCCTGGTCCAAGACCGTGGGCGATGAGTTGACTCATGACGTCGGTGTCGGCATCATAGAAATGAGCAGTAGTGATTTGATGGCTATGAGTATTGTCCAGTTCGAGGGCAATTGGGGCCGCATCCGGCTCCATAAAATGACGCCGGGAGGAGATGTGATTTGGGAAAGGACATATTTGGCCGAAACCGAATACGCGTATGGGTACGGTATAGCTGAAACGGCCGACAGCGGAACAGTCGTCACGGGGGTATCCGAATCGGATATGTTCGTTCTCAAGACCGATTCAAATGGTGATTCACTCTGGATCCGTTATTTTGGCGGGGATTTTTATGACGCTGGCGTTGCGGTCGCGCCGACTTCTGATGGAGGCGCGATTGCTGTCGGGTATTTGTCCACAGCTGACCAGAAATACGATTCACTCGTGGTCGTCAGGGTTGATCCTTTAGGAGATGAAGTCTGGGGAAAGGTTTTTCCATTTAGCGATGGCGAGGTATTTGATGCGAGCGCCGATATTTACAGAGACGAGGGGGGCGAATACATTCTGACTGCCACGCCTGATTTCGGACCGGTCTTCTCCTACAAGGTTGATGAAAACGGAACTGTTCTATGGTCATCTGATCTGGATCAGGACGGCTATTTGACGGTTCTTGATATCTGTGAAGGTCGTAATGAGTCAACGTATATTACCGGGAGCCGCGGGCCGGCCCCACACACACTCGTAGGCAAAATCGATTCGGACGGAGATTCACTCTTCTTAAGCAGTCTAGTCTTGTCAGAAAACTCAACAGGTGAGTTCATTCATCAGGATGACAGCGGGTACATATATGTCGGTGGCAGATTACTTCAATCGCATACCTTTTATATCGCGAAACTGAAAGAAGACACAGAGTCCGACATTGCCGAGGATAGGGCCATTACTGCGCCTATATATGCATTGTCCCAAAACTATCCCAATCCATTTAACCCAAGCACAAGGATTGAGTTTTCGTTGCCGGCCAGTACCCATGTCAACATGGACATCTTCAATATTCTGGGGCAGCGCGTGCGAACGCTCGTGGACGAGGACCGGCCGGCCGGGGTCTACGCGGTAGTGTGGGACGGGATAGATCAAGACGGAGGCCAAGTAGCTTCTGGATTATACTTCTGTCGCCTCATTGCCGGCGATTTTGTGCAGTCGAAGAAGATGCTGTTGACCAGGTAA
- a CDS encoding SBBP repeat-containing protein: MCKSVASLVVAGVYLLFGSTVLSAPVSTVASPSFHVPPAFVSNHGQWSPEVHFRAKVGDLTAWLTPGGVVYGLRGARELVRARFLDARPAPVMSPSEPAGFAVNFLYGSRPDAWVADAGAFGRVTLEQIYPGIDAAWYLRDGRLEYDLILAGGADPGTIRMAYEGADTLAICDSGDLLVMVGQDTLRESAPVVWANAGGSRHRLDCRFVLLGPTTVGFSVEAGPAPAFGLVIDPILKYSTYLGGSEADLATDLAVEPDGSICVVGQTSSANFPTLGAMDPTYNSGLDIFVARFAANGGALLTATFIGGSLDDEATSVSIDLDGNIYVTGATQSTDFPVKAAYDSVQNGEADVFLVKLAAGGGSIVFATYLGGLENEKAEAVAVGPNGLIWLTGRTESPGFPKVNAIDATLNGAYDAFVSLFPPAGKPLSFSTYLGGNFADEGRDAAPVSYGVYISGLTESPLFPVTAGAYDVSYNGNGDMWVAKLAFSGGLGSLSYSTFLGGTGPETDDCSINLMADGRVAVAGMSGSADFPVSPDAFDPSYNDNGDATISVLSPDLADLDYSTFFGGSSYEGAVGTAADADGNIFIVGPTFSTNLPLLHPFDSANTNIDGFVARLNERDGLVFSTYYGGSQIDLIAAAVVDQAGSVVFAGQTSSTDLPVGNAWDPTYNAGGSDGFVAKLYGINSGCCQERRGNINDDDVETPNISDLIFLVNYLFRAGPTPPCLLEANVDGDPGGQLNVADITRMVNFMFRGGDPLPLCP; the protein is encoded by the coding sequence ATGTGCAAGTCGGTGGCCTCCCTCGTCGTAGCCGGCGTGTATCTTCTCTTCGGCTCAACCGTCCTTTCCGCCCCCGTTTCCACGGTGGCCAGCCCCTCGTTCCATGTCCCACCTGCGTTCGTTTCCAACCATGGCCAGTGGAGTCCGGAGGTCCACTTCCGGGCAAAGGTCGGCGATCTCACCGCCTGGCTGACCCCGGGCGGCGTCGTGTACGGACTGCGCGGTGCCCGCGAACTGGTCCGGGCGCGGTTCCTCGATGCCCGGCCGGCGCCGGTCATGTCCCCCTCCGAACCGGCCGGGTTTGCGGTCAATTTCCTGTACGGTTCCCGTCCCGATGCCTGGGTCGCCGATGCCGGCGCTTTCGGCCGGGTCACCCTGGAGCAGATTTACCCCGGTATCGACGCCGCCTGGTACTTGCGGGACGGGCGCCTGGAGTACGATCTGATCCTCGCCGGCGGGGCCGATCCCGGGACGATCCGGATGGCCTACGAGGGCGCGGATACCCTGGCGATTTGCGATTCGGGCGATCTGCTGGTGATGGTCGGGCAGGATACTCTGCGCGAGTCCGCCCCGGTGGTTTGGGCGAACGCCGGCGGGTCCCGCCATCGCCTCGACTGCCGGTTTGTGCTCCTGGGTCCGACGACGGTCGGATTCTCCGTGGAGGCCGGTCCCGCCCCGGCTTTCGGCCTCGTGATTGACCCGATCCTCAAGTACAGCACGTACCTTGGCGGGAGTGAAGCCGACCTCGCGACCGACCTGGCCGTCGAGCCTGACGGCAGCATCTGCGTGGTGGGGCAGACCAGTTCGGCCAACTTCCCCACGCTCGGGGCCATGGACCCGACCTATAACTCGGGCCTGGACATCTTCGTTGCCCGGTTTGCCGCCAACGGCGGCGCGCTCCTGACGGCCACATTTATTGGCGGCAGCCTCGATGACGAGGCGACCAGCGTGTCGATCGATCTCGACGGCAACATTTATGTGACCGGCGCCACCCAGTCGACTGATTTCCCGGTCAAAGCCGCCTACGACAGCGTGCAGAACGGCGAGGCCGATGTCTTTCTCGTCAAGCTGGCGGCCGGAGGCGGAAGCATCGTTTTCGCCACCTACCTCGGCGGACTTGAGAATGAGAAAGCGGAGGCGGTCGCGGTCGGCCCGAACGGCCTCATATGGCTGACCGGCCGGACCGAATCCCCCGGTTTTCCCAAAGTCAACGCCATCGACGCCACCCTCAACGGCGCTTACGATGCGTTTGTCTCGCTATTCCCGCCGGCCGGAAAGCCGCTGTCATTCTCAACCTACCTCGGCGGCAACTTCGCCGATGAGGGCCGCGATGCGGCTCCAGTCTCCTACGGGGTTTATATCAGCGGCCTGACCGAATCCCCGCTGTTTCCGGTCACCGCCGGCGCCTATGACGTGAGCTACAACGGCAACGGCGACATGTGGGTGGCCAAACTGGCCTTCAGCGGCGGTCTTGGCTCCCTCAGCTATTCGACCTTTCTCGGAGGCACCGGCCCGGAGACCGACGATTGCTCGATCAACCTGATGGCCGACGGGCGGGTGGCGGTGGCCGGCATGTCCGGCTCAGCCGATTTCCCCGTGTCCCCCGATGCCTTCGACCCCTCGTACAACGACAACGGCGACGCCACCATCAGCGTTCTCAGCCCCGATCTCGCCGATCTCGACTACAGCACCTTCTTTGGAGGTTCCTCCTATGAAGGCGCGGTGGGAACCGCGGCCGATGCCGACGGCAACATCTTTATCGTCGGGCCGACCTTCTCGACCAATCTCCCGCTGCTCCACCCGTTTGACAGCGCGAACACGAACATCGACGGTTTCGTGGCGCGACTCAACGAAAGGGACGGCCTGGTCTTCAGCACCTACTACGGCGGCTCGCAGATCGATCTCATCGCTGCGGCGGTGGTCGATCAAGCCGGCAGCGTCGTGTTCGCCGGCCAGACCTCCTCGACCGACCTCCCCGTCGGCAACGCCTGGGATCCGACCTACAACGCCGGGGGATCCGATGGTTTCGTGGCCAAACTCTACGGCATCAATTCCGGGTGCTGTCAGGAGCGGCGCGGAAACATCAACGATGATGACGTCGAAACACCGAACATCTCCGATCTCATTTTCCTGGTCAATTATCTCTTCCGCGCCGGTCCCACGCCGCCGTGCCTGCTGGAGGCGAATGTCGACGGCGACCCGGGCGGGCAGTTGAACGTGGCCGATATCACGCGCATGGTCAATTTCATGTTCCGCGGCGGTGATCCGCTTCCCCTCTGTCCCTGA